A stretch of the Lolium perenne isolate Kyuss_39 chromosome 3, Kyuss_2.0, whole genome shotgun sequence genome encodes the following:
- the LOC127326926 gene encoding GDSL esterase/lipase At1g09390 — translation MSAAGASALCLALALAVVAPVVLALTLSLPAASAAGFSCRPGARPVVFNFGDSNSDTGGMAAAKGWHITPPEGRAFFHHPTGRFCDGRLIIDFLCESLNISYLSPYLKAVGSNYSNGVNFAIGGSTTLPRDVLFSLHIQVQEFFFFKARSMELINQGQEAPIDAQGFENALYTIDIGQNDVNGLLSNLPYDQVVAKFPPILAEIKDAVQMLYANGSRNFWIHGTGALGCLPQKLSIARKNDSDIDQNGCLKTYNRAAVSFNAALGSLCNDLNVQLKNATVVYTDLFAIKYDLVANHTKYGFDRPLMTCCGYGGPPYNYDITRSCQSPNATVCTDGSKFVSWDGVHLTEAANAVAAAAILSSAYSIPKLKFDQFCKV, via the exons ATGTCGGCAGCGGGCGCCAGCGCACTATGTCTTGCTCTCGCGCTAGCGGTGGTGGCGCCAGTGGTGCTAGCACTGACGCTCTCACTGCCGGCGGCGTCCGCGGCCGGGTTCAGCTGCCGGCCCGGTGCCCGGCCGGTGGTGTTCAACTTCGGAGACTCCAACTCCGACACGGGCGGCATGGCGGCGGCCAAGGGGTGGCACATCACGCCGCCGGAGGGCCGCGCCTTCTTCCACCACCCCACCGGCCGCTTCTGCGACGGCCGGCTCATCATCGACTTCCTCT GTGAAAGCTTGAACATAAGCTATTTGAGCCCTTATTTGAAGGCGGTGGGTTCCAATTACAGTAACGGAGTAAATTTCGCCATAGGAGGTTCGACGACATTACCACGCGACGTTcttttttcattgcatatacaggTTCAGGAATTCTTTTTCTTCAAAGCAAGATCCATGgaactcatcaatcaag GCCAGGAAGCTCCAATTGATGCACAAGGGTTCGAAAATGCTCTATATACCATAGATATAGGACAGAATGATGTTAACGGTCTTCTATCCAACTTGCCTTACGACCAAGTAGTCGCCAAATTCCCTCCAATACTCGCCGAGATTAAGGATGCTGTTCAG ATGCTGTATGCCAACGGGAGTCGGAACTTCTGGATACACGGAACAGGGGCTCTTGGTTGCCTGCCTCAGAAGCTTTCTATTGCGCGTAAAAATGACAGCGATATTGATCAGAATGGTTGCCTCAAGACATACAACAGAGCTGCAGTCTCGTTCAATGCAGCGCTTGGAAGCCTCTGCAACGATCTGAACGTGCAGTTGAAAAACGCGACCGTTGTGTACACCGATCTTTTCGCTATCAAGTATGACCTTGTGGCTAACCACACGAAATACG GTTTCGACAGGCCGTTGATGACGTGCTGCGGGTACGGGGGGCCACCTTACAACTACGATATTACCAGAAGCTGCCAGTCTCCGAATGCGACGGTCTGCACTGACGGCTCGAAGTTTGTCAGCTGGGACGGCGTGCACCTCACGGAGGCTGCCAATGCCGTCGCAGCTGCAGCCATACTGAGCTCTGCATACTCCATACCCAAGCTCAAGTTTGACCAGTTCTGCAAAGTCTGA